One stretch of Thalassovita sp. DNA includes these proteins:
- a CDS encoding PLP-dependent aminotransferase family protein has product MAIPVETFFLKPDAQGTLQAQIQQMIAEGILSGRLRRGEKLPSSRKLAAHLGVSRITVTLAYTELQASDYLAARDRSGYFVSENAPEPLPEPELPAAAEAVDWDKALSRQITSSVVPGRPSDWARYRYPFVYGQADPALFDHAHWRLCAIQALGQKDFTALTTDYYDQDDPELVEFILRHSLPRRGIMARPEEVLVTMGAQNALWLAAQVLLGPGRRAVMENPSYPPLKDTLAQIDCDVTAVDVDAEGLPPAALPEACNVIFTTPSHQCPTSATMPRPRREALLAAARARNALVVEDDYEFEMSFLSPPSPALKSLDGDGRVIYVGSFSKVLFPGLRLGYLVGPEPFIRQARALRANVLRHPPGHIQRTAAYFLRLGHYDAQIKRMSRLLAERRAVMQAALLDHGLTIAGSGTFGGSSFWMKAPEGVDMEQVRQQLQADSVLIESGDRFFTGAQAPRNHYRLAYSSIPSDRIAEGVARIAQAIADVSA; this is encoded by the coding sequence ATGGCCATCCCTGTAGAAACCTTCTTTCTGAAACCCGATGCACAGGGCACCCTGCAGGCACAGATCCAGCAGATGATCGCCGAAGGCATCCTGTCAGGCCGCCTGCGCCGGGGGGAAAAGCTGCCCTCATCGCGCAAACTTGCGGCCCATCTGGGGGTGAGCCGGATCACCGTGACCTTGGCCTATACCGAATTACAGGCCTCGGACTACCTCGCGGCGCGGGATCGATCGGGCTATTTCGTTTCGGAAAATGCGCCAGAACCGCTGCCCGAACCGGAACTGCCCGCCGCCGCCGAAGCGGTGGATTGGGACAAGGCGCTCAGCCGTCAGATCACCTCCTCTGTGGTGCCGGGGCGGCCTTCGGACTGGGCGCGCTACCGCTACCCCTTTGTCTACGGTCAGGCGGACCCGGCGCTGTTTGACCACGCCCATTGGCGGCTTTGCGCGATTCAGGCGCTGGGGCAGAAGGACTTCACCGCGCTGACCACGGATTACTACGATCAGGATGACCCTGAACTGGTGGAGTTTATCCTGCGCCACAGCCTGCCCCGGCGCGGAATCATGGCCCGCCCTGAGGAGGTGCTGGTCACCATGGGCGCGCAGAACGCCCTATGGTTGGCGGCGCAGGTGCTGCTTGGGCCGGGGCGGCGCGCTGTAATGGAAAACCCCAGTTATCCGCCGCTCAAGGACACGCTGGCGCAGATCGATTGTGACGTCACCGCGGTGGATGTGGACGCCGAAGGCCTGCCACCCGCCGCGCTGCCAGAGGCCTGCAATGTGATCTTCACCACGCCATCGCATCAATGCCCCACCTCCGCCACCATGCCACGCCCCCGGCGCGAGGCCCTGCTGGCCGCCGCCCGCGCGCGCAACGCGCTGGTGGTGGAGGATGACTACGAATTTGAGATGTCCTTCCTGTCGCCCCCTTCGCCCGCGCTCAAAAGCCTCGATGGCGATGGCCGGGTGATTTATGTCGGCAGCTTCTCCAAGGTGCTGTTTCCGGGGCTCCGCCTAGGATACCTCGTGGGGCCAGAGCCGTTCATCCGGCAGGCGCGGGCCCTGCGTGCCAATGTGCTGCGCCATCCCCCCGGCCATATCCAGCGGACCGCCGCCTATTTCCTGCGCCTTGGCCATTATGACGCCCAGATCAAACGCATGTCGCGCCTGCTGGCGGAACGCCGCGCGGTGATGCAGGCCGCGCTGCTGGATCACGGGCTGACGATTGCGGGCAGCGGCACCTTTGGCGGCTCCAGCTTCTGGATGAAGGCCCCTGAGGGTGTGGATATGGAGCAGGTGCGTCAGCAGCTACAGGCCGACAGTGTTCTGATCGAAAGCGGCGACAGGTTCTTCACCGGCGCGCAGGCCCCGCGCAATCATTACCGGCTGGCCTATTCCTCCATCCCGTCAGACCGCATCGCTGAAGGCGTGGCGCGCATCGCGCAGGCGATTGCTGACGTCAGCGCTTGA
- a CDS encoding DUF1523 family protein, producing MVYLKWAFRVVLLTLVVGFFHYTLPQHDIARVTDTYEKRIDFGENSIFWAASDSGNATTTVNRDVFFIQAKYPNDRVMVYRNEDTGWGWPPYFKFDTSNLQAEAADLKSSADAPQWVVIKHYGWRNEFLSIFPNAVSVRTATGPDERIIPWLNIVILTLFAAVFWAIYVRWRRFRQARIDPVLEDIGEGYDAASDALADRRGRVSRWLDSWRSKK from the coding sequence ATGGTCTATTTGAAATGGGCGTTTCGGGTTGTTCTGTTGACCCTTGTGGTGGGGTTCTTCCACTACACCTTGCCGCAGCATGATATTGCCCGGGTGACTGACACCTATGAAAAGCGGATCGATTTTGGCGAAAACTCGATCTTCTGGGCGGCCTCGGATTCCGGCAATGCGACCACCACCGTGAACCGCGATGTGTTCTTCATTCAGGCTAAATACCCAAATGATCGGGTGATGGTCTATCGCAACGAAGACACCGGTTGGGGCTGGCCGCCTTATTTCAAGTTCGACACCTCGAATTTGCAGGCCGAGGCGGCGGATCTGAAATCCAGCGCAGACGCGCCGCAGTGGGTGGTGATCAAACACTACGGCTGGCGCAATGAGTTCCTGTCGATCTTCCCCAATGCGGTGTCTGTCCGTACCGCAACCGGACCGGATGAGCGGATCATCCCCTGGCTCAACATCGTGATCCTGACGCTGTTTGCTGCGGTGTTCTGGGCGATTTACGTGCGCTGGCGGCGGTTCCGTCAGGCGCGGATTGATCCGGTGCTGGAAGATATCGGCGAAGGCTATGATGCGGCCTCAGACGCGCTGGCGGATCGGCGCGGCCGGGTTAGCCGCTGGCTGGACAGCTGGCGCAGCAAGAAGTGA
- a CDS encoding GNAT family protein, translated as MWPTPVTLGGQHVVLAPLSMDHHDALQAASASGQMHRLWYTSIPSADGMKAEIERRLSLQAAGSMLPFTVLTPAGKAVGMTTYMNIDAATKRVEIGSTWYAPEVQRGPLNTEAKRLLLAHAFDDLDCVAVEFRTHFINHQSRRAIERLGAKLDGVLRNHMRMADGTLRDTAVYSILSNEWPMVRSHLTWQLEKPRD; from the coding sequence ATGTGGCCGACACCGGTAACCTTAGGGGGGCAGCACGTTGTGCTGGCCCCTTTGTCTATGGACCACCACGACGCCCTGCAGGCGGCCAGCGCCAGCGGTCAGATGCACCGGCTGTGGTACACCTCGATCCCCTCTGCCGACGGGATGAAAGCGGAGATTGAGCGCCGCCTTTCCTTGCAGGCCGCAGGCTCCATGCTGCCCTTCACCGTGCTGACCCCGGCGGGCAAGGCCGTGGGCATGACCACCTATATGAACATCGACGCAGCCACCAAACGGGTTGAAATCGGGTCCACCTGGTATGCGCCCGAGGTCCAGCGCGGCCCGTTGAACACCGAAGCAAAACGTCTGCTGCTGGCCCATGCCTTTGACGATCTGGACTGTGTCGCGGTGGAGTTTCGCACTCACTTCATCAACCACCAAAGCCGCCGTGCCATCGAACGGCTGGGGGCCAAGCTGGATGGGGTGCTGCGCAATCACATGCGAATGGCAGATGGCACCCTGCGGGACACCGCCGTTTATTCGATCCTGTCCAACGAATGGCCGATGGTGCGATCCCACCTGACCTGGCAGCTGGAAAAGCCGCGCGACTGA
- a CDS encoding permease translates to MADLTQNPSRNWGTLLSALKTPWAAIVVILALVALLDPANLQGTISFAGAALLSTGRYILFAVFLLAYLKATGAEVLVAKAFEGRQTRMILFAALFGGLAPFCSCEVIPFIAGLLALGAPLPAVMAFWLSSPLIDPPTLLITAGALGWPFAIGKAVFAVGLGLFGGFLLRALMSGGAFQNPLKKEEKKSCGSCCSAPKMEGKPVWAFWKEAERRVKFRQEFGSNALFLLKWLALAYVLEALLVTYVPADVIATVVGGDGVLPIVTAAFVGMPAYLNSYVAPPLLAGLMEQGMSAGAAMSFMIAGSVSSIPAMAAVWSLVKPQVFATYLALGISGAILSGILFQLI, encoded by the coding sequence ATGGCTGATCTGACACAAAACCCATCCCGCAACTGGGGCACGCTGCTCTCTGCTTTGAAAACGCCCTGGGCCGCAATTGTGGTGATCCTGGCGCTGGTGGCGCTGCTGGATCCGGCCAACCTGCAGGGCACCATCTCCTTTGCTGGTGCGGCCCTGTTGAGCACCGGGCGCTATATCCTCTTTGCTGTTTTCCTACTGGCCTACCTGAAAGCCACCGGGGCTGAGGTGTTGGTCGCCAAAGCTTTTGAGGGGCGCCAAACCCGGATGATCCTGTTTGCCGCGCTGTTTGGCGGATTGGCACCGTTTTGTTCCTGTGAGGTCATTCCGTTTATCGCTGGTTTGCTGGCCCTTGGCGCGCCCTTGCCAGCGGTTATGGCTTTCTGGCTGTCCTCTCCGCTGATCGATCCGCCGACCCTGCTGATCACCGCGGGTGCATTGGGCTGGCCTTTTGCAATTGGCAAAGCGGTGTTTGCTGTTGGTCTGGGCCTCTTTGGTGGTTTCCTGTTGCGGGCGTTGATGTCTGGTGGCGCGTTCCAGAACCCGCTGAAGAAAGAAGAGAAAAAGAGCTGCGGCAGCTGCTGTTCCGCCCCCAAGATGGAGGGCAAGCCGGTCTGGGCCTTCTGGAAAGAGGCAGAACGTCGGGTGAAATTCCGCCAAGAGTTCGGTTCCAACGCGCTGTTCCTGCTGAAATGGCTGGCACTGGCCTATGTGCTGGAGGCGCTCTTGGTGACCTATGTGCCAGCGGATGTGATCGCCACTGTGGTGGGCGGCGACGGCGTGCTGCCGATCGTGACCGCGGCCTTTGTGGGCATGCCCGCCTACCTCAACAGCTATGTTGCACCGCCGCTGCTGGCTGGCCTGATGGAACAGGGGATGAGCGCAGGCGCCGCCATGTCCTTCATGATCGCGGGATCTGTCAGCTCCATCCCGGCCATGGCCGCTGTCTGGTCGCTGGTCAAACCGCAGGTCTTCGCCACCTATCTGGCGCTGGGGATCAGCGGGGCGATCCTGTCGGGGATCCTGTTCCAGTTGATCTGA
- a CDS encoding GNAT family N-acetyltransferase — MMPDANALYDVIDGTWPAATERRVGPWLIRDGQGGGQRVSATVAKAPFTATDLPAAEAAMQALNQPRLFQIRQGDEALDQLLAENGYQVVDPVNLWVATVDDIATEFPPPVTAFQVWEPLAIQLDIWAKGGIGPDRIKVMHRAEGAKTALLGRLNDSPAGAGFVAIHNGIAMVHALEVLEHQRKQGMGRYFMRLAAFWARDNGASHLSVVCTQANKGANALYSSLGMSLAGQYHYRKHGDDL, encoded by the coding sequence ATGATGCCCGATGCAAATGCGCTTTATGATGTGATTGACGGCACCTGGCCGGCCGCCACCGAACGGCGCGTGGGCCCCTGGCTGATCCGGGATGGTCAGGGTGGCGGGCAGCGGGTCTCGGCCACAGTGGCCAAGGCCCCTTTCACCGCCACTGACCTGCCTGCGGCAGAGGCCGCGATGCAGGCCTTGAACCAGCCCCGCCTGTTCCAGATCCGCCAGGGCGATGAGGCATTGGATCAGCTGCTGGCTGAAAACGGCTATCAGGTTGTGGATCCGGTAAACCTTTGGGTGGCAACCGTGGATGACATCGCCACCGAATTCCCGCCCCCCGTCACCGCCTTTCAGGTTTGGGAACCGCTGGCGATCCAGCTGGACATCTGGGCCAAAGGCGGCATCGGTCCGGACCGTATCAAGGTGATGCACCGCGCCGAAGGGGCCAAGACCGCGCTGCTGGGCCGTTTGAACGATTCCCCAGCGGGTGCCGGGTTTGTCGCGATACACAACGGCATTGCCATGGTGCATGCGCTTGAGGTGCTGGAACATCAGCGCAAACAGGGCATGGGGCGGTATTTCATGCGGCTCGCCGCCTTCTGGGCGCGCGACAATGGGGCGTCACATCTGTCTGTGGTCTGCACCCAAGCGAACAAAGGCGCCAATGCGCTTTATTCCAGTTTAGGAATGTCTCTTGCAGGACAGTACCATTACCGCAAACATGGCGATGACCTGTAA
- a CDS encoding OmpA family protein — MRTLAFLTCLALPAPAMATSLTLELPVGSEVLRDQTSQLDSYALPVGTFADGQLPVLDLQGLVHRGSWSVASQGLTSLQLLDPLQTQLEALGYTILFSCDTQACGGFDFRFETEVLPAPDMHVDLSDFRFLAAQNGDKDHLGLLVSRSANTGFIQMIRVTDAADTDGVIAANTPEGPAEVPDVARLTNSDIASDTVPHLQAQGHVVLEDLSFATGSADLGAGPFASLNSLAAYLKADPSRRVALVGHTDALGTLERNINLSKRRAASVRDRLIAVHGVSSAQLDAEGMGYLAPRGPNLTEEGREANRRVEAVLLNTE, encoded by the coding sequence ATGCGCACCCTTGCTTTCCTCACCTGTCTGGCGCTGCCAGCCCCCGCGATGGCCACCAGCCTGACGCTGGAGCTGCCCGTCGGCAGTGAGGTTCTGCGCGATCAGACCAGCCAGCTGGACAGCTACGCCCTGCCCGTCGGTACCTTTGCCGATGGCCAGCTGCCGGTGCTGGACCTTCAGGGGCTGGTGCATCGCGGCAGCTGGTCGGTGGCGTCGCAGGGGCTGACCTCACTGCAGCTGCTGGATCCCTTGCAGACCCAGCTGGAAGCGTTGGGCTACACCATCCTTTTTTCCTGTGACACGCAGGCCTGCGGCGGCTTTGACTTCCGGTTTGAGACCGAGGTGCTGCCCGCCCCTGATATGCATGTGGACCTGAGCGATTTCCGGTTTCTGGCGGCGCAGAACGGCGACAAGGATCATCTGGGCCTGTTGGTGTCACGATCTGCCAACACCGGGTTCATCCAGATGATCCGGGTGACGGATGCGGCAGACACCGACGGGGTGATTGCCGCCAACACACCTGAGGGTCCTGCCGAGGTTCCGGATGTCGCCCGTCTGACCAACAGTGACATCGCCAGCGATACCGTGCCGCACCTGCAGGCGCAGGGACATGTGGTGCTGGAGGATCTGTCCTTTGCCACCGGATCAGCCGATCTGGGGGCCGGGCCCTTTGCCTCACTCAACAGTTTGGCGGCGTACCTCAAGGCCGATCCCTCACGCCGGGTGGCGCTGGTCGGCCACACCGATGCCCTCGGCACGCTGGAGCGCAACATCAACCTGTCCAAACGCCGGGCCGCCTCGGTCCGGGATCGGCTGATTGCCGTCCATGGTGTCTCATCCGCGCAGTTGGACGCCGAGGGCATGGGATACCTGGCGCCACGCGGACCAAACCTGACCGAGGAAGGGCGCGAAGCAAACCGCCGGGTTGAGGCGGTTCTTCTGAACACCGAATAG
- a CDS encoding HupE/UreJ family protein: protein MTNLTRLTGLPLAGAIAAFASPALAHMDPAEHGSVLAGFSHPLFGLDHILAMIVVGLWAAQIGGRAIWSVPLGFVAAMLAGFLLSLAGVPLPAVEPMILASSVVLGFLVALALRPAAYWAILTVAGFALFHGHAHGTELGAAEALPYGAGFLLATIVLHGFGTLIGALLQRQDLPLRILGGGTALAGLILAVG from the coding sequence ATGACAAATCTCACCCGCCTCACCGGCCTGCCGCTGGCCGGCGCAATCGCAGCCTTCGCCTCCCCCGCGCTGGCGCATATGGACCCTGCGGAGCACGGATCTGTGCTGGCGGGCTTCAGCCATCCGCTGTTTGGGCTGGACCATATTCTGGCGATGATCGTTGTAGGCCTCTGGGCGGCGCAGATTGGCGGCCGGGCGATCTGGTCGGTGCCGCTGGGTTTTGTGGCCGCGATGCTGGCGGGGTTCCTCCTGTCGCTGGCGGGTGTTCCCCTGCCCGCGGTTGAGCCTATGATCCTTGCCTCCTCGGTTGTGCTGGGGTTTCTGGTCGCACTGGCGCTGCGCCCTGCCGCATATTGGGCGATCCTGACCGTCGCGGGCTTTGCCCTGTTCCACGGTCACGCCCATGGCACCGAACTGGGCGCGGCCGAGGCCCTGCCCTACGGCGCCGGGTTCCTTTTGGCGACAATCGTTCTGCACGGGTTCGGCACCTTGATCGGCGCTTTGCTGCAGCGCCAGGACCTGCCCCTGCGTATCCTTGGTGGCGGCACCGCCCTTGCCGGGCTGATCCTGGCGGTGGGCTGA
- a CDS encoding metalloregulator ArsR/SmtB family transcription factor — translation MNLEVAAGGFSAMGSEARLEVLRLLIRAGEAGLTVSEIQERSGIAPSTLAHHLKFLAAGNVVTQEKQGRSTITRANFDHLRLLADYILCECCADAPRKAANDG, via the coding sequence ATGAATCTAGAAGTGGCAGCAGGCGGGTTTTCCGCCATGGGATCAGAGGCACGGCTGGAAGTGCTGCGCCTGTTGATCCGCGCCGGTGAGGCCGGTCTGACCGTGAGTGAAATTCAGGAACGGTCCGGCATCGCCCCCTCAACTCTTGCGCATCACCTGAAGTTCTTGGCGGCGGGCAATGTTGTGACCCAGGAAAAGCAGGGCCGCAGCACCATCACCCGCGCAAATTTTGACCACCTGCGTCTGCTGGCAGATTACATCCTGTGTGAATGCTGCGCTGACGCACCACGAAAGGCAGCAAACGATGGCTGA
- a CDS encoding peroxidase-related enzyme (This protein belongs to a clade of uncharacterized proteins related to peroxidases such as the alkylhydroperoxidase AhpD.), translating into MSRQDDMPTALDLPMVDPLPEQTQKYFDICQDKLGLVPNVLKAHAFDIEKLNAFTALYNNIMLAESGLSKLEREMIAVVVSSENKCFYCLTAHGAAVRELSGNPALGEMLVMNYRVANLPARERAMLDFSVQLTKASATIEESDRQVLRDVGFSERDIWDIANTAAFYNMTNRVASSLDMRPNPEYHAQNRG; encoded by the coding sequence ATGAGCCGCCAAGACGACATGCCCACCGCCCTTGATCTGCCGATGGTGGATCCGCTGCCAGAGCAAACACAAAAGTATTTCGACATTTGTCAGGACAAACTGGGATTGGTGCCCAACGTGCTGAAGGCGCATGCCTTTGACATTGAAAAGCTCAACGCTTTCACTGCGCTTTACAACAACATCATGCTGGCCGAGAGCGGCCTCAGCAAGCTTGAGCGGGAAATGATCGCGGTTGTGGTCTCGTCTGAAAACAAATGTTTTTACTGCCTGACCGCCCATGGCGCGGCGGTGCGTGAACTGTCAGGTAACCCCGCATTGGGGGAGATGTTGGTGATGAACTACCGTGTTGCCAACCTGCCCGCTCGTGAGCGCGCGATGCTGGATTTCTCGGTCCAGCTGACCAAGGCCAGCGCCACCATTGAGGAAAGCGACCGTCAGGTGCTGCGCGATGTTGGCTTCAGCGAACGCGATATCTGGGACATAGCCAACACGGCGGCCTTTTACAACATGACCAACCGGGTGGCCTCGTCCTTGGACATGCGCCCGAACCCGGAATACCACGCCCAAAACCGCGGCTAA
- a CDS encoding aspartate aminotransferase family protein, translating to MDGTRDNDIQAVVDADRAHVWHHLTQHKPFEEAEPRIIIEGKGMRVWDQNGKEYIDAVSGAVWTVNVGYGRESIANAVQEQLMKMCYFAQAAGSIPGSKFAEKLISKMPGMSRVYYCNAGSEANEKVFKMVRQISHKRYGGKKNKILYRDRDYHGSSLATMSAGGQDERNLQYGPFAPGFVRVPHCMEYRKDELGLGHLEGEAFGIAAANLIEDVILREGPDTIGLLCLEPVTAGGGVITPPEGYWPRVQEICKKYDILLHIDEVVCGIGRTGTWFGYQQYGIQPDFVTMAKGVASGYAAIACMVATEEVFDCFKSDPSDKLDHFRDISTFGGCAGGPAAALENMRIIEDEGLLENCEKMGERFFANLEALKEKHAVIGDVRGKGLFLGAELVKDRDSKEPVDEAQVGAVVAACGAMGVIIGASNRSVPGRNNVLCFSPSLIVTAEDVDKITDTVDQALTQVFG from the coding sequence ATGGACGGCACCCGTGACAACGATATTCAGGCAGTGGTTGACGCAGACCGCGCCCACGTCTGGCATCACCTGACCCAACACAAACCCTTTGAAGAAGCCGAGCCGCGCATCATCATCGAAGGCAAAGGCATGCGGGTCTGGGACCAGAACGGCAAAGAATACATCGATGCCGTTTCCGGTGCGGTCTGGACCGTCAACGTTGGCTATGGCCGTGAAAGCATTGCCAATGCGGTGCAGGAACAGCTGATGAAGATGTGCTACTTCGCGCAGGCGGCGGGTTCGATCCCCGGGTCCAAGTTTGCTGAGAAGCTGATCTCGAAGATGCCGGGCATGAGCCGCGTTTACTACTGCAACGCCGGATCTGAGGCCAATGAGAAGGTCTTCAAGATGGTGCGCCAGATTTCGCACAAGAGATATGGCGGCAAGAAAAACAAGATCCTCTACCGGGATCGTGACTACCACGGCAGCTCACTGGCGACGATGTCGGCGGGCGGTCAAGATGAGCGGAACCTGCAGTATGGTCCCTTCGCGCCGGGCTTCGTTCGGGTGCCGCATTGCATGGAATACCGCAAGGATGAACTGGGGCTGGGCCATCTGGAAGGCGAGGCCTTCGGCATCGCTGCAGCCAACCTGATTGAGGATGTGATCCTGCGCGAAGGCCCGGACACCATCGGCCTGCTGTGCCTGGAACCAGTGACCGCCGGCGGTGGCGTCATCACCCCGCCCGAAGGCTACTGGCCGCGCGTGCAGGAGATCTGCAAAAAGTACGACATCCTCTTGCACATCGACGAAGTGGTTTGTGGCATTGGCCGCACCGGCACCTGGTTTGGCTACCAGCAATACGGCATCCAGCCGGACTTTGTGACCATGGCCAAAGGCGTGGCCTCGGGCTACGCGGCGATCGCTTGTATGGTCGCGACCGAGGAAGTCTTTGACTGCTTCAAATCGGACCCGTCGGACAAGCTGGATCACTTCCGCGATATTTCCACCTTCGGCGGCTGCGCCGGTGGCCCGGCGGCCGCACTGGAAAACATGCGCATCATCGAAGATGAGGGCCTGCTGGAAAACTGCGAGAAGATGGGCGAGCGGTTCTTTGCAAACCTTGAAGCGCTGAAGGAAAAGCACGCCGTGATCGGTGACGTCCGTGGCAAGGGCCTGTTCCTGGGTGCGGAACTGGTCAAAGACCGCGACAGCAAAGAGCCGGTGGATGAGGCGCAGGTTGGCGCCGTTGTGGCCGCCTGTGGCGCGATGGGCGTGATCATCGGTGCATCTAACCGCTCGGTTCCCGGGCGCAACAATGTGCTGTGTTTCTCACCCTCGCTGATCGTCACCGCAGAAGACGTGGACAAGATCACCGACACGGTTGATCAGGCGCTGACGCAGGTGTTTGGCTGA
- a CDS encoding glycerate kinase has translation MEHRAFLTELFDAAIAAADPKLALAAHLPEKPKGRTIVIGAGKGAAQLAAAFEELWGEPVEGTVVTRYGYACETQHVTVLEAAHPVPDAAGLAASEALSQQVQGLSADDLVVALVCGGGSALLAAPAEGLSFADEVALNEALLASGAPIGAMNAVRKQVSGIKGGRLAAACAPARVVSLVVSDVPGDDPAQVASGPTVPDPVGRAEALKAVVDYGIALPDAIAAHLAKAPEDAPQPDDPRFARNEVHVVASAAISLEAAAAKAEAAGWPAVILSDAIEGEAREVAKMHGAMAREVVRRNRPFKAPLVMLSGGETTVTLRGKGGRGGRNSEFLLSLAMELDGVAGVTALAADTDGIDGSEDNAGAFADGTTAAAMRQAGVDPAQALAGNDAYTAFDAVGEIFAPGPTGTNVNDFRAILIEG, from the coding sequence TTGGAACACCGCGCATTTTTGACCGAACTGTTTGATGCAGCCATCGCTGCCGCAGATCCGAAGCTGGCATTGGCGGCGCATTTGCCGGAAAAACCCAAAGGCCGCACGATTGTGATCGGCGCGGGCAAAGGCGCGGCGCAACTGGCCGCAGCCTTTGAGGAGCTTTGGGGGGAACCGGTTGAGGGCACGGTGGTCACCCGCTATGGCTACGCCTGTGAGACCCAGCATGTGACCGTGTTGGAGGCTGCGCACCCGGTGCCGGATGCGGCTGGTCTGGCGGCGTCTGAGGCGCTGTCTCAGCAGGTTCAGGGCCTGAGTGCGGATGATCTGGTGGTGGCGCTGGTTTGCGGTGGCGGCTCCGCCCTGCTGGCGGCCCCGGCTGAGGGGCTGAGCTTTGCCGATGAGGTGGCGTTGAATGAGGCGCTGTTGGCCTCGGGTGCGCCCATCGGGGCGATGAACGCTGTGCGCAAACAGGTGAGCGGGATCAAAGGTGGCCGGCTGGCCGCGGCCTGTGCGCCGGCGCGGGTGGTGTCGTTGGTGGTGTCCGACGTGCCGGGCGATGACCCTGCGCAGGTGGCTTCGGGGCCGACGGTGCCGGATCCGGTGGGCCGGGCCGAAGCACTGAAAGCGGTGGTCGATTATGGCATTGCTCTGCCCGATGCAATCGCGGCCCATTTGGCCAAGGCGCCCGAAGATGCCCCGCAGCCAGACGATCCGCGATTTGCCCGCAATGAGGTGCATGTTGTCGCCTCCGCCGCGATTTCCCTTGAGGCGGCTGCCGCGAAAGCGGAGGCCGCAGGTTGGCCAGCGGTCATCCTGTCAGACGCCATTGAAGGCGAAGCGCGCGAAGTGGCCAAGATGCATGGCGCCATGGCCCGCGAAGTGGTGCGTCGCAACCGCCCGTTCAAGGCACCTTTGGTCATGCTGTCGGGTGGGGAAACCACCGTGACACTGCGCGGCAAAGGGGGCCGGGGAGGGCGAAACAGCGAATTTCTGTTGTCGCTGGCGATGGAATTGGATGGCGTGGCTGGCGTCACAGCGCTGGCGGCAGACACCGATGGCATCGATGGGTCTGAGGATAACGCCGGTGCCTTTGCTGATGGCACCACGGCTGCTGCGATGCGTCAGGCCGGGGTTGATCCGGCGCAGGCGCTGGCGGGCAATGATGCCTACACGGCCTTTGATGCCGTGGGGGAGATCTTTGCCCCCGGCCCAACCGGCACAAACGTGAATGATTTCAGGGCAATCTTGATCGAAGGCTGA
- a CDS encoding competence/damage-inducible protein A, translating to MQNPTAAMLVIGDEILSGRTRDSNMHHLANELTKHGIDLKEARMVSDEAEAITSAVKALAASYDHVFTSGGIGPTHDDITAECIAAAFDTPIGVRDDARAILQAHYDRSGQELNEARLRMARIPDGAALIDNPISAAPGFTLENVHVMAGVPTIFQTMVASILPTLTGGAPLLSQSLRVERGEGDIAAPLTALAEAYPDLSFGSYPFSQNGIYGTNIVIRGQDGVQLDQAMTALSEAMNT from the coding sequence ATGCAAAATCCAACAGCCGCCATGTTGGTGATCGGGGATGAAATCCTGTCGGGGCGCACCCGTGACAGCAACATGCACCACCTTGCCAATGAGCTAACCAAACACGGCATCGACCTGAAAGAAGCGCGCATGGTCTCAGACGAGGCTGAGGCGATCACCAGCGCGGTCAAGGCACTGGCCGCCAGCTATGACCATGTCTTTACCTCGGGCGGGATTGGCCCCACCCATGATGACATCACTGCAGAATGCATTGCCGCAGCCTTTGACACCCCCATTGGCGTGCGTGACGATGCCCGCGCCATTCTGCAGGCCCATTATGACCGGTCAGGTCAGGAGCTGAATGAGGCCCGTCTGCGCATGGCGCGTATCCCGGATGGCGCGGCCTTGATTGACAATCCAATCTCTGCCGCCCCCGGATTCACGTTGGAAAACGTGCATGTCATGGCCGGGGTACCGACAATTTTCCAGACGATGGTGGCCTCCATCCTGCCCACGCTCACCGGCGGGGCACCGCTCCTCAGCCAGAGCCTGCGGGTGGAACGTGGCGAAGGTGACATTGCCGCGCCGCTGACCGCGCTGGCTGAGGCCTATCCAGATCTGTCCTTCGGATCCTATCCGTTCAGCCAAAACGGCATCTATGGCACCAATATCGTGATCCGTGGCCAGGATGGCGTGCAGCTGGATCAGGCGATGACCGCGCTGAGCGAGGCGATGAACACATGA